A stretch of the Uranotaenia lowii strain MFRU-FL chromosome 3, ASM2978415v1, whole genome shotgun sequence genome encodes the following:
- the LOC129753260 gene encoding odorant receptor 94a-like produces MTMCAGAFRLSKLGPNDETMTYGLLIGYLAIMIIKIYLPCYYGSEIAYKSQQLTTVLYSLDWISFDEKFRKDLKIMMTITSMPMDIKAEGLFPYDLTMFTTAMNFAYSFYASLQGVF; encoded by the exons ATGACCATGTGCGCTGGAGCGTTTCGGCTTTCGAAG CTTGGTCCAAATGATGAGACGATGACGTATGGACTTTTGATTGGTTACCTTGCTATCATGATCATCAAAATCTATCTACCATGCTATTACGGTAGTGAAATAGCTTACAAAAGTCAACAGCTCACGACCGTGTTGTATTCGTTGGATTGGATCAGCTTTGACGAAAAGTTCCGCAAGGATTTGAAAATCATGATGACTATCACCAGCATGCCAATGGACATCAAAGCGGAGGGATTATTCCCTTACGATTTGACAATGTTTACAACG gcAATGAACTTTGCATACTCTTTCTATGCCTCACTACAAGGAgtgttttaa